DNA from Deinococcus reticulitermitis:
GCCTGAAAGCGCCCGATGAAAGGATGGCCCTCCAGCGGATGCGCGAGCGAGAAATAGTCCTCGCGCTCGACCTGACAGAAGTAGAGGTTCTCGAAAAGTTCGGGGAGGAGGACGACCTGGGCGCCCTGGCGCGCGGCGTCGCGGACATGCTGCTCGGCGCGCGACACGTTGTCTTCGAGCTGATCGGTCATGTGCATCTGCACGACGGCGAGCTTCACCTGATCGGGGGTGCGGGGCATGGGCCGAGGGTAAAGGATGGGCCGCCCGGCGAAGCCAAACTGGACTTCACTGTCGCCGGGGACCGCCCAGGACAGGGAGCGCCGTACACTGCTCCATACGACCGCGCCTCCTGGCCCTGCGACCTGCTCGGCTGGCAACAGCGCCCGCTGGCGCCCGCGCGTGTTGGAACACAGGGCGGACGCGTGACCCTGAAACTCGAAGACGCCCGGCGCAGCGAAACGCGCGCAGGCCGCAACCGCTTTGGGCCTCAGCTCTACCGGGTGGATTATCTCGCCGCGCTGCGCTTTGGGGACGGGCGGACGCTGCACCTGCTGCTCTACAGCCCCGAGGTGAATCCGGCGTGGCGCGCACCCAACTGAGCTGGCCCAGGGTTTCCTTCTCCTTTCGGTGGACGCCTTTCCCCTGGACTTTGCCTAACGTGCGCCCATGCTCGGTTTCCTGATTTTTCTCAGCGTTCCGCTCCTGGCCGGGTTTGTGCTTGGTGCCGGCGCGGGTGGACTGGGCCGGGTGTTGCCGGGCAGCGGAGCGTGGCGCCTGCTCTGGACGGCGGCGGCGCTCGTGTTGCCCGGCCTCTCGCTCGTGGGCTACCTGCAAGAGACGGGGCAGGCCGCGCTGCGCGTCCCCGAGCAGGCGGCGACGATGCACACGTTCCAGCTCCTGACAGCGCTGCTGTTTGTCCTCACCGCCGCGCTGACGCTGTGGGCGGGATGGCGGCGCTCCTGGCTCGCCCCGCTGCCGCTGCCGGCCCTGTTCGTGGCGTTCTTTTACGCCGTCTTGCCGCCCATCTATCGCGGTCAGGACGGCGTTTACGACGAACTCCTTTTCTCGCAACTGGACGGCGACACGGCGCGGGGCCTGTTCCTGGCCTGCGCGTGTGGCACGGCGCTGCTGACCGGAATGACCGTCGCGGGACGCCGTAAGCTGACCCCATGACCCTCTGGCGGCCCCGCCTCTCCCCCGCTCTGCCTGCCGCGCACGGCCCTGACCCTGAGCGGCTGCTCGCGCTCTCGCGCCAGCTCACGCCCGAGCAGGCCCGGCACGTCGCGGTGCTCACGGAACGCGGGGTGACGGCGAACAGCGCCGCACTCGCCGAGGCCTTAGAGGTCCATCATTTCGCGCCCCATCCGGTGACCGGCGAACTCCTGCCGGTGTCGGGGACGGGAGGCGGGCTCGGCAGCCTAATTGCGCGGATCTTCGGCAACGCGCCGAGAAGGAGCCAGCACGACGGCGCAGGTGACAAGGTGCCGCCGGGGGTGAAGGTGACTTGCCGCGACGAGCAGACCGGGCCGTACCGCCGGGTGTACTCCAGGCCGGGCTACAGCTTCCAGCGCTCGGCGGTGTTTCTGCCCACCGACCGGGGGCCGGACCTCTACGAGGAGAAGTCGGGCGAGAGCGGGGACACGGCGTTTATCTACGTCGGCGGCTGGGGCGGGCGGGGCGGAGCGGTGGACGCCGGCTTTCAGCACGGGCGCTACATGGGGCGCGAGCAGGACGACTGGGCGCCTTTTTTCCTGATTGAGCGGCCCGGCGGCGCGAGTGCCGTGACCGTCTCGCCCCAGCGCCAGCGCAGCGGCGATCCCTGGCGGCTGCTCGCGGGGCAGGCCGCCGACCTGAGCTTCTGGGTGAGCGAGGAAGCGGGCGAGACGGTCCTGAGCATGACGATCAGCGGCGTGACCAACATCGACCGCGAGCCCGCCAGCCTTACCCTGCGCGCGCCGGTGGACCCGCGCTACCGCTGGGACGCGGCGGGCGGCGGCAACGTCCTCAAGCGCATGACCACCATCGGGCAGCGGCGCGGGCACCAGAACCTGGCGAGCGGCTCGCACCTGCGCGGCGTGCGCTGGGAAGGCAGCGTGATCGGCACGGACGCCGGAAACGCGCGGCCCTGGCTCGGTGCCCAGACCGGCGGGTACTGCTCCTTTCCCGACCCCAAGAGCCCGGCAGGCCAGCGCACCGACGGCGCCGGGGCGAAGTGGCGCGTGCAGTACCGCGACCCGGGCAACGAGACGGCCAACGTGACGCTGAAGTAGGGCGGAGGGCGGCGGCGCTAAGGCTGGGGCCGGGCGTCCAGCCCCGCCACCGGAGCCCCCGCCGGTTCGGGCTCCAGAGCCGGCGCGTCGAAGTCCGGCACGATGGTTTCCACGTCGCGCACCCGCCGCACCGTGAACATCAGGCCCATCACCACCAGGCCGAACACACCGACGAACACGCCCAGCAGGCTGATGCCCGCGCCGGGGCCGGTGCCGACGAGCGGGCCGAAGGTGGAGGCGAGCGCGCCGCCGGGCAGCATGCCAGGGTTGAGCACCCGGTCCGCCAGCGGCCCCGCGATCAGGGTGGCGAGCGGCGCGGCGCCCCAGGCGATCACGCGCCGGGCGGCGAACACCTTGCCCTGCACGTCGGGCGGGGTCTTGACCTGCCAGATCGCCTGGTTGCTGCTGTTCGTGAGCGGGCCGGCCAGGGCACCGACCACCGCCCCGAGCATCCAGAGGGGCACGTCGCGGCCCAGCCCCATGATCAAGACGCCGAACAGCGAGATCATCCAGCCGACCAGCACGCCGGAGATGCGCCGTTTGGGGCCGCCCCAGGCGCTCAGCGCCAGCCCCGCAACGAGGGCACTCACGCCGCCGGCCATCTCCACGGCGGCGAGGGCCTTGGCGTCACTGCCGGTGCGGGCCAGGATCATCGGGGCGTGCAGGGCGTAGAACAGGTTGTGCAGCAGGTTGCCGAGCAGAAAGACGCCTTGCAGGGCGAGCAGGCTGGGGTGCGAGGCGATGAAGCGGAAGCCGTAGGCGGCCTCTTTCCACAGACTGCCCTGCGCCTGCTGCCCGGTCTCGCTGCGCGGCGGGCGCGGCACGAACACCGGCAGCAGCGCGAGCAGCGCCACGGCGGCGCAGATCAGATCGAGTTCCACGATGCGGATCAGGCCCACCTGCGCGTACAGCAGGGCGCCCAGCAGCGGCGCGGCGATCCCCGCCACCGACAACACCGTGCCCTGCATGGCGCTCGCCCGCTGGTACTGCTCCTTGGGCAGCATCAGCGTGGAGGCCAGCGAGTACGACGGCCACTGAAACGCCTCAGCGAGCGCCTGCACGGCCATCAGCGCGTAAATCCAGCCGAGCGCGAGCTGACCCGTGCTCAGGAGCAGGAGCAGCGCCACGCCGCTCAGAAAGTTGGTGGCGTCCGAGATCATCATCACCCGCTTGAGGTGCCCGCTCCAGCGGTCCACGAGCGCCCCCGCCACCGGCGAGAACAGCAGCAGCGGCAGCATGGTAAAGAGGCCCATGTAAGCCATCGCCGTCGCACTCTGGGTTTCCTGCCACACCCACAGCGGCAGCGCAAAACGCGTCACCGACGACCCGAGCACCCCGACGAGTTGCCCGGCCCAGATGACGGTGTAGCCGCGCAGACCGGTCAGGAGCTTCATAGGACCATGCTGCGCCCTCACTACTTGACAGGAAATACGCCATTTAAAGTAGAGGCATGACCCCGCAGCGCATCACCACCCGCGAGGCCGCTGAACTGCTGGGCCGCCCCAACCTGGCCCGACTGCTCAAGCCGTTCATGCGCGGCCCGAAAACTGTGGGCGAGGTGGCCGCCGCGCAGGGGATGACAGTGGAGGCGCTGCACTACCGCGTGGGTCAGTTTCACCGCGCGGGGTTGCTGCGGGTGGTGGGCGAGCGCCCGCGCCGGGGCCGCGCCAGCAAGCTCTACGAGGCCGTCGCCACCGACTTCGTGTTTTCGGTGGACCTCCTGAAACCGGACACGTTGCGTGACCTCTCGCTCGGCGAGTCGTGGCTGCGGGAATTCCTGGAGGAGCTCGAACGCGCGACCACCGTTCACCAGCAGCGCACCGTGCGGGTGTTCCTCAAGGGGAACGGCGCCCTGATGTGGGGCACGCTCGACGAGCCGGCCTCCGAGGAGGAGGTGCCCGGCACCTTCTTTACCCAGTCCGCCGCCCTGTACCTGACACCCGCCGAGGCCGCAGAACTGGCAAACGAGCTGGAGGCCATCAACCGCAAGTATGAGGGCCGCAAAGGTCCCAGGCGCTACGGCATGATCCTGGGCCTCACGCCGCTGTCGCGCCCGGTGGACTGAAACGCGGCGGCGCTGGGTGTTAGTCGCTGGGCGTTACCCTGGGCCGATTATGGCCCCGACTCCCGAACGTTACGCCAAGATTCTGCGGGTACTCCGCAGGCGCCAGCCCACCCTCACCGTATTGATGGACGAGGTGAACAAGCCGCACAACCTCTCGGCCATCATCCGGACCTGCGACGCGGTGGGGGTGCTCGAAGCCCACGCGGTGGCGCCCAGGGGCGGCCAGCTCGCGGAGTTCGAGGGGCACACCTACGAGGCGACCTCGGGCAGCGCGCACAAATGGGTGCCGGTGCGGCGCCACGAGGACGCGATTTCGGCGGTGCGCGCGCTTCAGGGCCGGGGCTTTCAGGTGCTCGCCACCCACCTCTCGCAGCGCAGCGTGGACTACCGCGAGGCCGACTACACCCGCCCGAGCTGCGTGCTGCTCGGCGCCGAGAAGTGGGGCGTGTCGGACGAGGCCGCCGAAGCCGCCGACCTGAATATCGTGGTGCCGATGTTCGGGATGGTCCAGAGCCTCAACGTGTCGGTGGCCGCCGCGACCATCCTCTTCGAGGCCCAGCGTCAGCGACTCGCGGCGGGCATGTACGACGCGCCGCAGCTTTCCCCGGAGGCGCTGCGCCGCCTGAGCTTCGAGTGGGCCTACCCCGACCTCGCGCCGGCCTACCGCGCCCGGGGCGAGGCCTACCCCGAACTTGACGAGCAGGGGCACTTCGCCTGAGCCGGGAGGGGGCGGTTGACCTGCCCAATTCAACCCGGGGGCGGCGAGAAGCTTCCCCCGCCTTCCGCGCCATATTGTTCACGCAGGCGGACCGCGCCGGGCGGCCAAGCGAGTAAACTGGTGTTCGTTGCGCCTCTTGAGCGTCCCCTGAGGACCGCTGCGGGGCCAGAGGATACTCCCCTTGAAAATTGACCTGACCTTGACTGTGCCCAGTTTGGTGGCGCCTGCGCTGCTCCCCTGTTCCGCTCTCCCTGGCCGAGGCTTGCGCTGATGTTCGGCCTGGAGATGCCGCCCATCACGCCCGAGTTCTGGGCGATTCTCGGCACGCTGGTGCTGCTTGAGGGCCTGCTTTCTGCCGACAACGCCCTCGTGCTCGCGGTGATGGTCCGTCACCTGAAGCAGGACCTCCAGCGCAAGGCGCTCGCCTACGGCATCGGCGGCGCCGTCGTGCTGCGGATTCTCGGGGTGCTGCTCGCGGGCTTCATCCTCGAATACTGGTGGCTGCGCGCCTTCGGGGCCGCGTACCTCGCCTACCTCGCGATCAGCCACTTCACGAAAAAGCCGGACCACCACGGCGAGGGCGGCGGGGGCCGCAAGCACGGCTTCTGGATGACGGTGGTGCTGCTCAACCTCACCGACCTGGCTTTCAGCGTGGACTCGATCCTGGCGGGCGTGGCGCTGATTCCGCGCGGAATGCCGCGCGAGCAGGGCATGACCATCGTGGTGATCGGCGGCATCATCGGCCTGATCCTGATGCGGGTGGCCGCCACCGTGTTTCTCAAGGTGCTCAACAAGTACCCGGCCTTCGACAACGTGGCCTACGCGCTCGTGGGCTGGATCGCGGTCAAGCTCGGCATCGAGACCCTGGAAGCCGCCCACGAGATCTACCCCAGCGTGCCGACCTTCCACATCGAGCCCACGGTCTTCTGGGGCGTGATGGCGGCCATCGCGATCATCGGTTCGTATCTCGCCACCCGCCACCCCGCCATGACCGACGCCGACGCCGAGGCGCAGGCCCACCGCGAGGGCGTGGACATCCTCGAAACGGAAGCGGAGGACCGCGCCGCGCGGCGCTGAAAGCTCCCCCTCCCCAGACCGCTTCCCTCACCGGAGGCGGTTTTTCTGCGCCGTCAGACCCGCCCCCTGTTCTGGACCGCCCTGACGCGGCGCTTTCATTGCCGGGCGTAGACTGCGGGTCATGAGTGACCTGCTCGAAACCGTGCGCGGCCTGGCGAAGAAGACCGAGAGCAAGATCCTGATGGTGGTGCTCGACGGCGTCGGCGGTCTGCCCCTGACCCCCGGGGGCGACACCGAACTCGCGGCGGCCCGGACCCCCAACCTCGACGCGCTCGCGCAGGAGTCGCAGCTCGGGCTCGTCGAACTCGTCGGCGCGGGCCTGACCCCCGGCTCGGGGCCGGGGCACCTGAGCCTTTTCGGCTACGACCCGCTCAAATACGTCGTGGGGCGCGGGGCGCTCTCTGCGGTGGGGATCGGCGTCAAGCTGAACTCGGGCGACGTGGCGGTGCGCGGGAATTTTGCCACCCTCGACCCGAACCGCCTGATTCTCGACCGCCGCGCCGGGCGCCCGAGCGACGAGAAGAACGTGGAGATCGTCACGAGGCTGCGCGCCGCGATTTCCGAGATCGACGGCATCCCGGTCGAGATCTACACCGAGTCCGAACACCGCTTCGTGGTTGTGTTCCGCGCCCCCGAAGGCCAGACCCTCGGCGCCAACATCAGCGACGTGGACCCGCAGGGTACCGGCGTGCAGCCGATGACTGCCGTCCCCGGCGACCCGAGCAGCGACCGGACGGCGGCGCTCGTCAATGCTTTCGTCGCCCGCGCCGAGATCGCGCTGCGGGACGAGCCGCAGGTCAACGGCGTGCTGTTCCGGGGCTACAGCGACGTGCCGCACTTCCCGAGCTTCGCTGACGCTTACGGCCTCACGGCTGCCTGCATCGCGTCTTACCCGATGTACAAGGGCCTCGCCAGCCTCGTCGGGATGGACGTGTTGCACGTCGAGGGCCAT
Protein-coding regions in this window:
- a CDS encoding MFS transporter: MKLLTGLRGYTVIWAGQLVGVLGSSVTRFALPLWVWQETQSATAMAYMGLFTMLPLLLFSPVAGALVDRWSGHLKRVMMISDATNFLSGVALLLLLSTGQLALGWIYALMAVQALAEAFQWPSYSLASTLMLPKEQYQRASAMQGTVLSVAGIAAPLLGALLYAQVGLIRIVELDLICAAVALLALLPVFVPRPPRSETGQQAQGSLWKEAAYGFRFIASHPSLLALQGVFLLGNLLHNLFYALHAPMILARTGSDAKALAAVEMAGGVSALVAGLALSAWGGPKRRISGVLVGWMISLFGVLIMGLGRDVPLWMLGAVVGALAGPLTNSSNQAIWQVKTPPDVQGKVFAARRVIAWGAAPLATLIAGPLADRVLNPGMLPGGALASTFGPLVGTGPGAGISLLGVFVGVFGLVVMGLMFTVRRVRDVETIVPDFDAPALEPEPAGAPVAGLDARPQP
- a CDS encoding ArsR/SmtB family transcription factor, with amino-acid sequence MTPQRITTREAAELLGRPNLARLLKPFMRGPKTVGEVAAAQGMTVEALHYRVGQFHRAGLLRVVGERPRRGRASKLYEAVATDFVFSVDLLKPDTLRDLSLGESWLREFLEELERATTVHQQRTVRVFLKGNGALMWGTLDEPASEEEVPGTFFTQSAALYLTPAEAAELANELEAINRKYEGRKGPRRYGMILGLTPLSRPVD
- the trmH gene encoding tRNA (guanosine(18)-2'-O)-methyltransferase TrmH, which encodes MAPTPERYAKILRVLRRRQPTLTVLMDEVNKPHNLSAIIRTCDAVGVLEAHAVAPRGGQLAEFEGHTYEATSGSAHKWVPVRRHEDAISAVRALQGRGFQVLATHLSQRSVDYREADYTRPSCVLLGAEKWGVSDEAAEAADLNIVVPMFGMVQSLNVSVAAATILFEAQRQRLAAGMYDAPQLSPEALRRLSFEWAYPDLAPAYRARGEAYPELDEQGHFA
- a CDS encoding TerC family protein → MFGLEMPPITPEFWAILGTLVLLEGLLSADNALVLAVMVRHLKQDLQRKALAYGIGGAVVLRILGVLLAGFILEYWWLRAFGAAYLAYLAISHFTKKPDHHGEGGGGRKHGFWMTVVLLNLTDLAFSVDSILAGVALIPRGMPREQGMTIVVIGGIIGLILMRVAATVFLKVLNKYPAFDNVAYALVGWIAVKLGIETLEAAHEIYPSVPTFHIEPTVFWGVMAAIAIIGSYLATRHPAMTDADAEAQAHREGVDILETEAEDRAARR
- a CDS encoding 2,3-bisphosphoglycerate-independent phosphoglycerate mutase, with translation MSDLLETVRGLAKKTESKILMVVLDGVGGLPLTPGGDTELAAARTPNLDALAQESQLGLVELVGAGLTPGSGPGHLSLFGYDPLKYVVGRGALSAVGIGVKLNSGDVAVRGNFATLDPNRLILDRRAGRPSDEKNVEIVTRLRAAISEIDGIPVEIYTESEHRFVVVFRAPEGQTLGANISDVDPQGTGVQPMTAVPGDPSSDRTAALVNAFVARAEIALRDEPQVNGVLFRGYSDVPHFPSFADAYGLTAACIASYPMYKGLASLVGMDVLHVEGHEDALDGKVQALRENWAKYDFFYFHVKKTDSTGEDGDFAEKVHKIELFDELLPQLLELRPDVLAIVGDHSTPSKLRSHSWHPVPLLIRSEYGRWDHAARYTEEEAQRGSLGLRKGTDVMPLLMANALKLNKYGA